The following coding sequences lie in one Osmerus mordax isolate fOsmMor3 chromosome 13, fOsmMor3.pri, whole genome shotgun sequence genomic window:
- the acsf3 gene encoding malonate--CoA ligase ACSF3, mitochondrial isoform X1, whose product MILSGRAASVATAAHLSCSTQVLTGPLWFSAVVGCSHCVVTRWILGNVVLPQKRAYSSSGVYRTAVATGWSSRPVFTRAPAYGDKLAIVDSSGSHSYKQLYDSSTSLARKITSALGCPSGDLEGKRVSFLCANDASYTVAQWAVWMCGGTAVPLYRKHPPSELEYIVSDSQTSLLVAGDPYGDTLMLLAQGMGLPCLLLPPSSNVDTLEEADLVEAGAGIRDWAQRPAMIIYTSGTTGRPKGVLHTHNSILAMVRGLVSEWAWSRDDVILHTLPLHHVHGIVNKLLCPLWVGATCVMLPDFHPQKVWDLLLSSRPPVVNVFMAVPTIYSKLIQHYEENFTRPHVQDFIRAVCKERIRLMVSGSAALPQPTLQHWEQITGHTLLERYGMTEVGMALSNPLNGPRIPGAVGVPLPGVEVCIVMTNATSTTIAEGNSAETRVRPGLEGKEGELRVRGACVFQKYWNKPQETKESFTTDGWFKTGDTAVFKDGVYWIMGRTSVDIIKSGGYKISALDVERHLLAHPDILDVAVIGVRDPTWGQKVTAVVQLRRGRSLTLAELKAWAREHMAPYTIPTGLIVVEEMPRNQMGKVNKKDLLRTVSPS is encoded by the exons ATGATTCTGTCAGGACGAGCAGCCTCAGTAGCAACAGCAGCTCACCTATCTTGCTCCACTCAAGTCCTGACTGGCCCCCTCTGGTTCTCTGCTGTAGTTGGATGCTCACACTGTGTGGTGACCAGGTGGATtttgggaaatgtagttctACCTCAGAAGAGAGCCTacagctcctctggtgtctACAGGACAGCTGTAGCTACAGGATGGAGCAGTAGGCCAGTATTCACCCGTGCCCCTGCCTATGGAGATAAACTAGCCATAGTGGACAGCAGCGGTAGTCACAGCTACAAACAGCTGTACGACAGCAGTACCAGCCTGGCCAGGAAGATCACCTCTGCCCTGGGCTGCCCTTCAGGTGAcctggaagggaaacgggtgtcCTTCCTGTGTGCCAACGATGCCTCCTACACAGTCGCCCAGTGGGCCGTATGGATGTGTGGCGGGACAGCCGTGCCACTCTACCGGAAGCATCCGCCGTCAGAGCTGGAGTACATTGTTTCGGATTCCCAGACGTCCCTGCTGGTGGCGGGGGACCCATATGGGGATACCCTGATGCTGCTGGCACAGGGGATGGGTCTGCCATGTCTGCTgttgcccccctcctccaacgTGGACACCCTGGAAGAAGCTGATCTGGTTGAGGCTGGCGCGGGCATCAGGGACTGGGCACAGCGGCCTGCCATGATTATCTACACCAGTGGGACCACCGGAAGGCCTAAGGGagttcttcacacacacaacagcatctTGGCCATG GTAAGGGGTCTTGTGTCAGAGTGGGCATGGTCCagggatgatgtcatcctgcACACCCTGCCCCTGCACCACGTGCACGGGATCGTCAACAAGCTGCTGTGTCCTCTCTGGGTGGGCGCCACCTGTGTCATGCTGCCTGACTTCCATCCCCAGAAG GTATGGGACCTTCTCCTCAGTAGTAGGCCTCCCGTGGTCAACGTCTTCATGGCCGTGCCCACCATCTACTCCAAGCTCATCCAACACTACGAGGAGAACTTCACCAGGCCCCACGTCCAGGACTTCATCAGGGCGGTCTGCAAAGAGAGGATCAG GTTGATGGTATCGGGCTCGGccgccctcccccagcccacccTCCAGCACTGGGAGCAGATCACCggacacacactcctggagCGCTACGGTATGACCGAGGTGGGCATGgctctctccaaccccctcaACGGACCCCGCATCCCAG GTGCAGTCGGTGTCCCTCTTCCAGGAGTGGAGGTGTGCATTGTCATGACGAACGCTACCAGCACCACCATCGCTGAGGGCAACAGCGCAGAAACCAGG gTACGGCCTGgtctggaggggaaggagggggagttgAGGGTGAGGGGAGCGTGTGTCTTTCAGAAGTACTGGAACAAACCCCAGGAGACCAAGGAAAGCTTCACTACTGACGGCTGGTTCAAGACAG GGGACACCGCAGTGTTCAAGGACGGGGTCTACTGGATCATGGGCCGCACCTCTGTCGACATCATCAAGAGTGGAGGCTACAAGATCAGCGCTCTGGATGTGGAGCGCCACCTACTGGCTCATCCGGACATCCTAG ACGTGGCTGTTATTGGTGTTCGGGATCCCACCTGGGGTCAGAAGGTCACCGCCGTGGTGCAGctgaggagggggcggagccttACCTTGGCAGAACTGAAGGCCTGGGCCAG ggagcacATGGCCCCCTACACCATCCCGACAGGGCTCATCGTGGTGGAGGAGATGCCAAGGAACCAGATGGGCAAAGTCAACAAGAAGGACCTGCTCCGGACCGTCTCTCCCAGCTAG
- the acsf3 gene encoding malonate--CoA ligase ACSF3, mitochondrial isoform X2 → MILSGRAASVATAAHLSCSTQVLTGPLWFSAVVGCSHCVVTRWILGNVVLPQKRAYSSSGVYRTAVATGWSSRPVFTRAPAYGDKLAIVDSSGSHSYKQLYDSSTSLARKITSALGCPSGDLEGKRVSFLCANDASYTVAQWAVWMCGGTAVPLYRKHPPSELEYIVSDSQTSLLVAGDPYGDTLMLLAQGMGLPCLLLPPSSNVDTLEEADLVEAGAGIRDWAQRPAMIIYTSGTTGRPKGVLHTHNSILAMVWDLLLSSRPPVVNVFMAVPTIYSKLIQHYEENFTRPHVQDFIRAVCKERIRLMVSGSAALPQPTLQHWEQITGHTLLERYGMTEVGMALSNPLNGPRIPGAVGVPLPGVEVCIVMTNATSTTIAEGNSAETRVRPGLEGKEGELRVRGACVFQKYWNKPQETKESFTTDGWFKTGDTAVFKDGVYWIMGRTSVDIIKSGGYKISALDVERHLLAHPDILDVAVIGVRDPTWGQKVTAVVQLRRGRSLTLAELKAWAREHMAPYTIPTGLIVVEEMPRNQMGKVNKKDLLRTVSPS, encoded by the exons ATGATTCTGTCAGGACGAGCAGCCTCAGTAGCAACAGCAGCTCACCTATCTTGCTCCACTCAAGTCCTGACTGGCCCCCTCTGGTTCTCTGCTGTAGTTGGATGCTCACACTGTGTGGTGACCAGGTGGATtttgggaaatgtagttctACCTCAGAAGAGAGCCTacagctcctctggtgtctACAGGACAGCTGTAGCTACAGGATGGAGCAGTAGGCCAGTATTCACCCGTGCCCCTGCCTATGGAGATAAACTAGCCATAGTGGACAGCAGCGGTAGTCACAGCTACAAACAGCTGTACGACAGCAGTACCAGCCTGGCCAGGAAGATCACCTCTGCCCTGGGCTGCCCTTCAGGTGAcctggaagggaaacgggtgtcCTTCCTGTGTGCCAACGATGCCTCCTACACAGTCGCCCAGTGGGCCGTATGGATGTGTGGCGGGACAGCCGTGCCACTCTACCGGAAGCATCCGCCGTCAGAGCTGGAGTACATTGTTTCGGATTCCCAGACGTCCCTGCTGGTGGCGGGGGACCCATATGGGGATACCCTGATGCTGCTGGCACAGGGGATGGGTCTGCCATGTCTGCTgttgcccccctcctccaacgTGGACACCCTGGAAGAAGCTGATCTGGTTGAGGCTGGCGCGGGCATCAGGGACTGGGCACAGCGGCCTGCCATGATTATCTACACCAGTGGGACCACCGGAAGGCCTAAGGGagttcttcacacacacaacagcatctTGGCCATG GTATGGGACCTTCTCCTCAGTAGTAGGCCTCCCGTGGTCAACGTCTTCATGGCCGTGCCCACCATCTACTCCAAGCTCATCCAACACTACGAGGAGAACTTCACCAGGCCCCACGTCCAGGACTTCATCAGGGCGGTCTGCAAAGAGAGGATCAG GTTGATGGTATCGGGCTCGGccgccctcccccagcccacccTCCAGCACTGGGAGCAGATCACCggacacacactcctggagCGCTACGGTATGACCGAGGTGGGCATGgctctctccaaccccctcaACGGACCCCGCATCCCAG GTGCAGTCGGTGTCCCTCTTCCAGGAGTGGAGGTGTGCATTGTCATGACGAACGCTACCAGCACCACCATCGCTGAGGGCAACAGCGCAGAAACCAGG gTACGGCCTGgtctggaggggaaggagggggagttgAGGGTGAGGGGAGCGTGTGTCTTTCAGAAGTACTGGAACAAACCCCAGGAGACCAAGGAAAGCTTCACTACTGACGGCTGGTTCAAGACAG GGGACACCGCAGTGTTCAAGGACGGGGTCTACTGGATCATGGGCCGCACCTCTGTCGACATCATCAAGAGTGGAGGCTACAAGATCAGCGCTCTGGATGTGGAGCGCCACCTACTGGCTCATCCGGACATCCTAG ACGTGGCTGTTATTGGTGTTCGGGATCCCACCTGGGGTCAGAAGGTCACCGCCGTGGTGCAGctgaggagggggcggagccttACCTTGGCAGAACTGAAGGCCTGGGCCAG ggagcacATGGCCCCCTACACCATCCCGACAGGGCTCATCGTGGTGGAGGAGATGCCAAGGAACCAGATGGGCAAAGTCAACAAGAAGGACCTGCTCCGGACCGTCTCTCCCAGCTAG